Below is a genomic region from Tripterygium wilfordii isolate XIE 37 chromosome 12, ASM1340144v1, whole genome shotgun sequence.
ATTGGGACAAAAAGTGGCCTATAAAACCGAACCCTTTTGCCTTTAAGCCTTAAATCCATCTCCCCCTCCGTACTTGTACCAAACGAGAGAGGTCAAAAATAGAAAGATTCACTCAAATGGGTTtttgaaaaagtgaaaaagattAGTGGGTACCTTCCAATTTTTCATATACTAATCCACATTGCTCCAGAAAgtgagagaaacagagagagagagagagagagtgaagtgGTTGTGACTTGTGTGTGTATTTTACTAATTTTAGTAGGTTTGTTAGAAATGGGCGCTTGTTTTTGAATTCGCGAAGgtgggtttttatttttcatttgtgtTATTATTACTTCTTCTTTCACTCATGCGTAGAATATAGATACTCCATTGAGTCTTTGAAGATAAGCATTAATAATATATTCAAAGGGAGGTTTTTGAGTTTGAGTCTGTGTCTTTCTGTGACATCATTTTGTCTTGCAATACAAATTCTTCACGAGGTTGTgtcagttttttttcttttcaagaagaacaaaagaatcCAATCTTTACCTGCttattttaaggttttttgATGCCTAATGTTTTTTGCTCCATACTGTTCTCTTCACTTCTCTGCCTGCAACCTGTAAAGATTCTAGAGATCTTGCAGTTCTCTTCTGAATAAAACATCCCCACTTGTGTCCTTATTTTTGGTCTTCTAACAACACATGTTTTGTCTATCTATATACTTTTTGTTTCATTGCTTGACATTTTCTTATGAGCCTCTTTCTCTGCTTTGTCATTCTAAATAAACTCCATTTGGGTTCTTGATTACTGCCACTGATATATAAAGACCTTTCCACATTTGGGGTCTTGATTTTGTTCTCTTCAGCATTGTGCAGCCCTTTGTGTTCTGATCTGGTAATTCAAATtcaatagagagaaaaagaggaaaacaGATATGGGTAAAGCTACTAGGTGGTTAAAGGGCTTGCTGGGtatgaagaaagagaaggagagacaAAATTTTGATACTTCGAGTTCAGTTTGCAGTACTGACAagaaagatagaaaaagatGGAGTTTTGGCAAATCAGGGTCTTCAAGTGGGAGAGACAGTGCTGTAATTCCTCAAAATCCGGGAAGAGATGCAGCCTGGATCAGATCCTACATTTCTGAAACCGAGAAAGAGCAGAATAAGCACGCAATTGCGGTGGCCGCAGCCACCGCTGCAGCTGCCGATGCTGCTGTTGCCGCAGCACAGGCGGCGGCAGCTGTGGTGAGGCTTACAAGTCGGGGGAGAGGGACTCTGATTGGTGGAGGCAAAGAGAGGTGGGCTGCCCTGACAATACAGACTCTTTTTAGAGGCTTTTTGGTAAGTGGGTATGAatatctttttgttttatttggttTTCAGTGCCTTTGATTGGTCTAAAACAGTGAAATCTCATTTGGGTATTCTCTTGTTAAGTCTCTTTATACATAGATGCCGTGCCATTGTAATGAATCTGCTTTGAGGTATGTCTGTTGCTATGTTAGATATGTGTTTAAGGTAATGTCTTGTTTTTGCTATTGAAGTACATTGCTTAGATTTCACTTTTGTGTCTGTTTACAGAAGCTataaaaatgaattgaaatggTAATGAAATATTactctttttaataaaaaaaaaaaaactattttactGATATCTGGTTGATATCTGAGCTATTAAAAGCTGGAATTATGGATTAGATTCAAAATGGACAAGAACAGTACATAGTTTTTGTTTTACATGGGTTCCCCAAGTAGTGTACTTGTGCTTTTCCAACTTTAGACTTTGACTGACCAAAGCCTATGCTTTGGATTTTGTTTGTTCTGAAATTTGAATTCAATATTGAATCCATGACgtgttgattttctttttctccttggaCCAGCATTGCCTTTTGAGTTCCCTTGCTTCTACttgaatttgaatgaaatgctgCATTAGACGGTTTGGCATATTtgggcctagtttggtaaacaAATGTGTTGAACATAACTGAATTTTGATTATTGCTTAGGCGCGAAAGGCTCTTCGAGCTCTGAAAGCACTGGTTAAGTTACAAGCTCTTGTGAGAGGATATCTTGTCCGGAAGCAAGCTACTGCAACTCTACGCAGCATGCAAGCACTTATTAGAGCTCAAACATCTGTTCGAACACAGCGTGCACGTCGTTCTTTCAATAAAGAGAATAGGTTTTTTGGAAAATCTGTTGTAAGACCCTTCCCTTCCACAGTCCTAatactttcttttgtttgaataCTTGTCTTATTGATACATTTCTGTGGTTTTCAGGAGAGATTTGAGGATACGAGAAGTGAATTTCACAGCAAGAGACTCTCTACATCTCTTGATATAAACACGTTTGGTGAGAGCCCCAAAATTGTTGAAATCGATACCTACAAGCCACGATCTGGGTCTCATCGGATCAGCTGTGCATTCTCAGAATGTGGTGAAGAGCTTCCATATTCATCGCCTCTACCAAGCCGAAATGCAATCCCTGATTGCGGAAAATATCAAGATTTTGATTGGTGCTTCAATGGCGATGAATGCAGGTTCTCTACTGCCCAAAGTACTCCTAGGTTTCCAAACTCGGTCCGGTCCAACGCTCCAGCCACACCAGCTAAGAGTGTCTGTGGATACAACTATTTTAGGCCTTACGCCAACTACCCCAACTATATGGCAAACACTCAGTCTTTCAAGGCCAAACTGAGGTCTCACAGTGCTCCAAAGCTAAGACCAGAACCCGGGTCGAAAAAGAAGCTTTCGCTCAACGAAATGATGGCATCTAGAAATAGCATTAGCGGGATTAGAATGCAGCGATCGTTTGCACAAGTCGAAGAAGCTTTTGGATTCTGAGAAAGCTGTGTTGAGCAAGTCCTCTTCTTTTTGTTCAGAAAACCAGGAAAGATTATGAGTTGAATTAACTTCTCTTCCTATTAATTTCCACAGTGTTGACAAACTATTTGTGTAAATCCCTCATTGACAGATATAATTTTAGCAAGGCTTTCAGTCTCTGTTTTCACTTTAGTATGGTTTGCTGTTAAGTGTTACAGGAACTCTTTCAGACCAAAAACCAACCAATTTCTGTACAACTTCAACAGAGCTTCTATGAAACTTCCATGGCTGTCCTGACCATTGCAATTATGCCCAGGTGAGGAGTGAATCCTAATTATAGTTTCAAATTATCCAAATTAAGAAAACGTCATCAACAATATTTGGTAAAACCTCCAATCATTAAACTTTATTAGAGGGGGTTGGTGTAAGTTTAATGTAAAATTACATGAACCAATTGCATCATATGTTCAATAAAAATACAGCCCAATAAAAATGAACAAGCAGCCCATGTGACCGTCCGTCGAAGCCCGGTCCATTAAGCCGGCTAAGTTAAATCCTAAAATTCTCAATTTATAACCCCTAATTCTGAATTTCTGATTCCAGTTCAAGCTCTTGCCTTACATCTTCTTTGCCTCAAAGAAATCTTACAATGCAGTGCTCGTTAATCACTTGAATCCTCAAGTCTAAGATTATCTTGCTATTCTGTATATCGACCATTCATCTTTTTTGGAAGTTGAGAAGTTTCACAGAGAGAACAAAGATGCTAAAAAATAGAAGACAGAAGCCAACGAGCACAACGACTGAAACTCCAATCATTCCAGGACCATAGCCAAGGTTAGCTTCCAAATACGCTTTCACAGTGCCTGTAAACTCAGGTTCTTCAATCATGCTTTCCACATCACCAAGTTGAGAGGAGACAATCCCCCGCAGAGTCCATGCAATAGGACTAATATAATAACACCATGCCCACCATTTTGGAATGTTCTGAAATAACACACATTTCAAACCACGAGGTAAGTTtacaggaaaagaaaaggaaatgttACATTGCTttgagaataaaataaaaaaatactgCGAAACCAAGCTCTCGGCGCACTGCTAGTAGTAGTGCTTAAAAGTACTTCCTCATATACCAGCTAAGATATCACATAACAATTACTTTCACAAAACAAGTTGATTAAATTAGTCCGGCAACTCCAGCTCACGTTTAAAGCAGTAGTGATTTTAATAAGTTGAGAAGAGGGAGATATATGCTTAACTGGTTTTGGTACAAAAAAACCAGAGAGGAGATTCCAGATAGAGTAAAAAGCGGAAGAAATGACAGCTGCCAAGTGTTGATTAGGTGTGAGACCAACCGCCATCATTCCGTAAAAAGTAAAGTAGGTGAAGGTGAGGAATAAGAACACAAGATAGAGGAAAAATTTCCCTGCAAAATAGGAAGAACATTCATGAGTAAGTTGCCTATATTTACTAGTACCTTAATGAGCAGTGTCAAGTCAAAATCCTAAGATCTCAAACATGACATTGACCTTTCTGatttccaaaacaacaatgagcgaaatcaaattaacttttatcagaaattcaaacaaaagataaaaaatttacaaacatTTTAGATTAATGAAGGCAACCTCTTGAATTTTTAACTGTGACTAAAAAGTAAAGCAAAGGTTATGCCATATAGAAAATGTATCACCAATGTGAATTCAGGCAAGTAGCCATTCATTCCAAACAAGAAGATGAAACTCTTATTACGAACTTAAATCTTACTTGCTGTCgtttcaaaatggaccataaaATAGGTGATGACACCAAACACAATTGTTTGTAGGGCTATATATGGAATCTCCACAAGACCCTGTGCAGAAAACAATTGAACCATTAAtgaatattattttcaaaagaaTTTTCACTGGTCAAATTCCTTAAGTAATATGAGACTTACCTGTGCAGCCCCATAAACGAGGGGAGAATACATTCCAGCCGCTTTTTCCCTGTAAAATACTGTCCTCTCAATTGAAACAATTGGCTGTACTGAGGAAGCATTATTCATCCCAAGAAACAAGCATGCTGAAAAGAGAGCAGCCATTACTATGAACAAACCTTGAGTTGAGTCCCTACAAAAGAATATGCATGGATATCATCTGTGAGCGATACAGCAAAaatttaattgttgaaaatGAGATTTCATATAATGAAATGTATTTATTTAGCATACATTTTCCAATATCAAAATGTACTCTTCCTACCGTTGTAGGATGTAGCAATATATTTTAGTAATATTTCCCCAACTAAGGCTACCCAGAGTGGCTGAAATTTTACCCTTAACAACTATGTTGCTAGCAAAATCCAGAAACAAAAAGGTAATAAGAAAGAAAACTGAAACTTCAAATGAACAATCATAAACATCGTCATATCGCCATTAAGATGTCAACAATAATTGAAGACATAATCTCTAAGTAATGGGTGCAAAGAATGTTACCTTTTTGAACCAATATTCCAAAATACAGTGCCAAATATTAAGGCACTTATGGCAGTGAAAGTTAATCTCATGAGATTGTATGAGGGAGTTCTCCAATAAACAAGATTCTGTTTCCGAAGGCAAATAAGAAATTGACCCAAAAAAGTTTGCGAGTAGGTTGTGGAAAACTTTAGTGGTTCTGAGCCAGCAGTTGGAGCACTCATTTGCTTAATTGTAGCTTCCAGTTCCCTAAAGCAAAGACATCAACACAAGAAATCatttacttcaaaaaaaaatgcataagtTCCAAAGAATGAGCAAGACCCAATTCATAAAGATCTTGCTAGAAAAATTACCTGTATTGTTCTGAATTCGTGTATAATTTCGAAAAATCTATACCAATTCTCTCCTCAACAGTAGGTGTAGTTACCTCGAGCATCCATGTTGCTGGATTGTAACCATTCGGAATTGGAGAAATTCCATTAATTCCCTGCAGAAAATAAATGAACTTGAGAACGTCATGACCATCtccatcaaaatggaatttcaTAATCTGTCTAGACTAGACCATATATGGCTTAGagggacaaaaaaaacaaacaaataaaatacatCCATCAACACAAACACCTGAGAATGAAAATGGGTATTTCATTTTGCTGAGGGTATGATTCAGCTAACATAAGATGACAACCACCCATACCACTAAACCACAATGGAAATGGTTTAACCTAGAAGATACATATTAAGGTGAAGCTCTTTATGAGCAAAATTATATATAGACCAAGTGTATATCtttgatttcaatgaaaaatacaTTAGAGAgtgaaatatataaattaagaaTCAAAATGGTACCTGAAAATAGTCTGTCATAATCTTTGAGTGCACACCAAGCTTCCCTCCATATATAACACTCCccccacgtttcataagtagtAGCTGTGCATATATCAAAACACATAGCATGGCATATATATCTGAGCTCTCAGACTTGCTTTTCCATATAATAGACAAAAATATATAGTGGGAGAGTAACCTCATCAAATGCTTCAAAAATGTCAATGCTTAGTTGATGTATGGTGCAAACCACTGTCCTCCCAGTATCCACCGTATTACGCACAGTTCGCATCACTATGGCTGCTGCCCGTGCATCTAATCCCGACGTCGGCTCATCCATGAAAATAATGGAAGGATTCGCGACGAGCTCTACTGCAATTGTTAAACGTTTTCTCTGCTCTGTTGATAAGCCAGAACTACCAGGCAAGCCAACCAGAGCATCTCGCAGGGAATCCAGCTCCACTAATTTCATCACTTCTTCTACAAACTCCTGCAATTCAATTCATGTTGTATAGACAATATtgaattaaaaaagaagaagagcataCACATGAATGAATTTATGTCATGCAACTcacatgtttttgttctttgctgACTTCTTTTGGAAGGCGAAGACTAGAAGAAAACCAGAGAGACTCCCCAACGGTCAGCTGAGGAGAATGTATATCATTTTGCTCCACATATCCAGAGATTCTAGCAAATGTGCGTTGCTCTTTTGGGAAACCTGATATCAAGATATCACCTTCTATGTATCCGCCAGTTTTCCTCCCCGCGAGAACGTCCATTAAAGTTGTCTTTCCTGCTCCGCTTGACCCAACCAATGCAGTCAGAACACCTGGTGAGAATACTCCACTCACATTTGATAACAACTGCAACTTCTTTTCAGGTATACCCCTTGAACTCATTTCCTAAATGtcagaataaaaataattatttattgtttactattattattcatatatgtaattaagttgaaatttgaaataGACAGAGGTCAAGGTaatcaaatttaaaaacaaaatacacCTTGGGCATATCAACGAAGTAATTGACATTTAGGAATGTCATTGTTAATGGTTGAAATGGAAGAATCATTCCCTTCTTTTTGACACCCAGTGATGTATTAGCCTCCACATTAGTCACTGCATAATCCGTTAATAGTCACTCCATTAGACGAAGTTTAATTGAATAAAAGAAGTATTAAATCAAGTATCCAATCAGCTCTGCATAATAAAAAATGACTGACCACCATTTCCAATCGAATTTCTTTCAATGCCATCAAGTGGAACCACAGCCTGAGCTTTTTGAATGGCTGTCAAGAACAAGCATACACATTTGTGTAACAAATTAG
It encodes:
- the LOC120011446 gene encoding uncharacterized protein LOC120011446 is translated as MGKATRWLKGLLGMKKEKERQNFDTSSSVCSTDKKDRKRWSFGKSGSSSGRDSAVIPQNPGRDAAWIRSYISETEKEQNKHAIAVAAATAAAADAAVAAAQAAAAVVRLTSRGRGTLIGGGKERWAALTIQTLFRGFLARKALRALKALVKLQALVRGYLVRKQATATLRSMQALIRAQTSVRTQRARRSFNKENRFFGKSVERFEDTRSEFHSKRLSTSLDINTFGESPKIVEIDTYKPRSGSHRISCAFSECGEELPYSSPLPSRNAIPDCGKYQDFDWCFNGDECRFSTAQSTPRFPNSVRSNAPATPAKSVCGYNYFRPYANYPNYMANTQSFKAKLRSHSAPKLRPEPGSKKKLSLNEMMASRNSISGIRMQRSFAQVEEAFGF